From a region of the Oryza sativa Japonica Group chromosome 6, ASM3414082v1 genome:
- the LOC4341486 gene encoding ABC transporter G family member 26: MMEISSNEEMMEMAIVEQLPPSSHHLNGGSVEVDMEEDHVWPTKDGPLPIFLKFENVEYKVKLTPKNPLTAARVAFASHKSTEDQGSCKHILKGIGGSVDPGEILALMGPSGSGKTTLLKILGGRLSGGVKGQITYNDTPYSPCLKRRIGFVTQDDVLFPQLTVEETLVFAAFLRLPARMSKQQKRDRVDAIITELNLERCRHTKIGGAFVRGVSGGERKRTSIGYEILVDPSLLLLDEPTSGLDSTSAAKLLVVLRRLARSAARRTVITTIHQPSSRMFHMFDKLLLVAEGHAIYHGGARGCMRHFAALGFSPGIAMNPAEFLLDLATGNLDGISSPASLLLPSAAAASPDSPEFRSHVIKYLQARHRAAGEEEAAAAAAREGGGGGGAGRDEAAKQLRMAVRMRKDRRGGIGWLEQFTVLSRRTFRERAADYLDKMRLAQSVGVALLLGLLWWKSQTSNEAQLRDQVGLIFYICIFWTSSSLFGSVYVFPFEKLYLVKERKADMYRLSAYYASSTVCDAVPHVVYPVLFTAILYFMADLRRTVPCFCLTLLATLLIVLTSQGTGELLGAAILSVKRAGVMASLVLMLFLLTGGYYVQHIPKFIRWLKYVSFMHYGFNLLLKAQYHGHLTYNCGSRGGCQRLQSSPSFGTVDLDGGMREVWILLAMAVAYRLLAYLCLRKRISLMPL, from the exons ATGATGGAGATCAGCAGCAATGAGGAGATGATGGAGATGGCCATTGTTGAGCAGCTGCCTCCTTCCTCTCATCATCTCAATGGTGGCAGTGTTGAGGTTGACATGGAGGAGGATCATGTGTGGCCAACCAAAGATGGCCCTCTCCCTATATTCCTTAAG TTTGAGAATGTGGAGTACAAGGTGAAGCTGACTCCAAAGAACCCACTAACAGCTGCAAGGGTGGCATTTGCATCTCACAAGAGCACTGAGGATCAGGGCAGCTGCAAGCACATCCTCAAGGGGATAGGAGGCAGTGTTGACCCTGGTGAGATCCTGGCACTGATGGGCCCATCTGGCAGTGGCAAGACCACGCTGCTCAAGATACTTGGAGGCAGGCTCAGTGGTGGTGTCAAGGGCCAGATCACCTACAATGACACCCCCTACAGTCCCTGCCTCAAAAGAAG GATTGGATTTGTGACACAGGACGACGTCCTTTTCCCTCAGTTGACAGTGGAGGAGACCCTTGTGTTCGCTGCCTTCTTGAGACTCCCCGCTCGCATGTCAAAGCAGCAGAAGCGCGACAGAGTTGACGCCATCATAACTGAGCTAAATCTAGAGAG GTGCCGGCACACCAAGATCGGCGGCGCGTTCGTGCGCGGCGTGTCGGGCGGCGAGAGGAAGCGGACGAGCATCGGGTACGAGATCCTCGTCGACCCGTCGCTGCTGCTCCTCGACGAGCCCACCTCGGGCCTCGACTCCACGTCGGCGGCGAAGCTCCTCGTCgtgctccgccgcctcgccaggTCGGCGGCCCGCCGGACGGTGATCACCACCATCCACCAGCCCTCCAGCCGGATGTTCCACATGTTCGACAAGCTGCTGCTCGTCGCCGAGGGCCACGCCATCTACcacggcggcgcccgcggcTGCATGCGCCACTTCGCCGCCCTCGGCTTCTCCCCCGGCATCGCCATGAACCCCGCCGAGTTCCTCCTCGACCTCGCCACCGGCAACCTCGACGGCAtctcctcccccgcctccctcctcctcccctccgccgccgccgcctcgccggactCCCCCGAGTTCAGGTCCCACGTCATCAAG TACTTGCAGGCGAGGCACagggcggccggcgaggaggaggcggcggccgcggcggcgagggagggcggcggcggaggtggcgcggGGAGGGATGAGGCGGCGAAGCAGCTGAGAATGGCGGTGAGGATGAGGAAGGATAGGCGGGGCGGCATCGGCTGGCTGGAGCAGTTCACCGTGCTGTCGCGGCGCACGTTCCGGGAGCGCGCCGCCGACTACCTCGACAAGATGCGCCTCGCCCAGTCCGtcggcgtcgccctcctcctcggcctcctctgGTGGAAGTCCCAGACCTCCAACGAGGCCCAGCTCCGTGACCAA GTGGGGTTGATATTCTACATCTGCATATTCtggacgtcgtcgtcgctgttCGGGTCGGTGTACGTGTTCCCGTTCGAGAAGCTGTACCTGGTGAAGGAGAGGAAGGCGGACATGTACAGGCTGAGCGCCTACTACGCGAGCAGCACGGTGTGCGACGCGGTGCCGCACGTCGTGTACCCGGTGCTCTTCACGGCCATCCTCTACTTCATGGCCGACCTGCGCCGCACCGTGCCCTGCTTCTGCCTCACCCTCCTCGCCACCCTCCTCATCGTCCTCACCAGCCAGGGCACCGGcgagctgctcggcgccgcCATCCTCAGCGTCAAGCGCGCCGGCGTCATGGCCTCGCTCGTCCTCATGCTCTTCCTCCTCACCGGCGGCTACTACGTCCAG CATATACCGAAGTTCATAAGGTGGCTCAAGTACGTGTCGTTCATGCACTACGGGTTCAACCTGCTGCTGAAGGCGCAGTACCACGGCCACCTGACCTACAACTGCGGCAGCCGCGGCGGCTGCCAGCGGCTGCAGTCCTCGCCGTCGTTCGGCACCGTCGACCTCGACGGCGGCATGCGCGAGGTCTGGATCCTCCTCGCCATGGCCGTCGCCTACCGCCTCCTCGCCTACCTCTGCCTCCGCAAGCGGATCAGCCTCATGCCCTTGTAG
- the LOC4341487 gene encoding 26S proteasome regulatory subunit S10B homolog B: MAAEGEDAAAARRRAAATDYRKKLLTCRELEARARTARDNLKNAKKDFGKTEDDLKSLQSVGQIIGEVLRPLDSERFIVKASSGPRYVVGCRSKVDKEKLIAGTRVVLDMTTLTIMRTLPREVDPVVYNMLHEDPGNVSYSAVGGLSDQIRELRESIELPLMNPKLFLRVGIKPPKGVLLYGPPGTGKTLLARAIASNIDANFLKIVSSAIIDKYIGESARLIREMFSYAREHQPCIIFMDEIDAIGGRRFSEGTSADREIQRTLMELLNQLDGFDELGKVKMIMATNRPDVLDPALLRPGRLDRKIEIPLPNEQSRMEVLKIHAAGIAKHGEIDYEAVVKLAEGFNGADLRNVCTEAGMAAIRAERDYVIHEDFMKAVRKLNDAKKLESSAHYSADFGKE; the protein is encoded by the exons atggcggcggagggggaggacgcggcggccgcgcgacGCCGCGCGGCGGCCACCGACTACAGGAAGAAGCTCCTCACCTGCAGGGAGCTCGAGGCGCGCGCCCGCACGG cAAGGGACAACctgaaaaatgcaaagaaagaTTTTGGGAAAACCGAGGATGACTTGAAGTCATTGCAAAGTGTAGGCCAAATAATTGGTGAAGTACTTCGACCATTGGATAGTGAACGAT TCATCGTCAAAGCCAGCAGTGGGCCCCGCTATGTTGTTGGCTGCCGAAGTAAAGTTGACAAAGAAAAGTTGATTGCTGGAACGAGGGTTGTTCTTGACATGACAACCCTTACCATCATGCGCACACTGCCACGAGAG GTTGATCCAGTGGTATATAACATGCTACATGAAGACCCTGGCAACGTCAGTTACTCAGCTGTGGGTGGATTGTCGGATCAAATAAGGGAACTTAGGGAGTCCATTGAACTTCCCCTGATGAATCCAAAATTGTTTCTTCGTGTAGGGATTAAACCGCCAAAG GGTGTTCTGCTCTATGGTCCACCTGGAACTGGGAAGACACTACTTGCTAGAGCTATTGCCAGTAACATTGATGCAAACTTTTTAAag ATTGTGTCAAGTGCTATCATTGACAAGTACATAGGTGAAAGTGCACGTCTCATAAGAGAGATGTTTTCCTATGCACGGGAGCATCAA CCATGCATCATTTTCATGGATGAAATTGATGCCATCGGTGGCCGAAGGTTCAGTGAAGGAACCAGTGCTGACCGGGAAATTCAGAGAACACTAATGGAGCTCTTAAACCAGTTAGATGGATTTGATGAGCTTGGAAAG GTAAAAATGATCATGGCGACTAATCGTCCTGATGTTTTGGACCCTGCACTCCTTCGTCCTGGGCGGTTGGACAGGAAGATTGAAATTCCACTGCCAAATGAGCAGTCGAGGATGGAAGTCCTCAAAATTCACGCAGCTGGTATTGCTAAACATGGTGAAATCGATTATGAAGCTGTCGTGAAGCTAGCTGAA GGCTTCAATGGTGCCGATCTGCGCAATGTCTGCACTGAGGCTGGCATGGCTGCTATTCGAGCAGAGCGCGACTATGTCATTCATGAAGATTTCATGAAG GCGGTGCGCAAGCTGAACGACGCCAAGAAGCTCGAGTCTAGTGCGCACTACAGCGCGGACTTTGGCAAGGAATGA